Proteins encoded together in one Miscanthus floridulus cultivar M001 chromosome 16, ASM1932011v1, whole genome shotgun sequence window:
- the LOC136510320 gene encoding ABC transporter G family member 1-like, with protein MNTSTRAIPHQQGSTPPDLVKRKQGLIMSTMFYVCADALPVFVQERHIYLRETAHNAYRRISYVLANAVVAFPPLVLLSLAFAVTTFWAVGLAGGASSFLFFVLIVLASFWAGSGFVTFLSAVVPHVMLGYTVVVAILAYFLLFSGFFITRDRIPDYWIWFHYLSLVKYPYQAVLQNEFGGASRCFSRGVQMFDGTPIGRMPEAVKMKVLEAISATLGTNVTADTCVATGADVLAQQAVMDISKWKCLLVTVAWGFFFRVLFYVVLLVGSKNKRK; from the coding sequence atgaacaccagcacgcgcgccattccccatcagcaaggctccactcctcccgacctggtaaaaagaaaacaaggacttATCATGTCCACCATGTTCTACGTGTGCGCCGACGCTCTCCCCGTGTTCGTGCAGGAGCGCCACATCTACCTCCGCGAGACCGCGCACAACGCCTACCGCCGCATCTCCTACGTGCTGGCCAACGCAGTGGTCGCGTTCCCGCCGCTGGTGCTGCTGTCGCTGGCGTTCGCGGTCACCACGTTCTGggcggtggggctggccggcGGCGCCTCGTCGTTCCTCTTCTTCGTGCTCATCGTCCTCGCCTCCTTCTGGGCGGGCAGCGGCTTCGTCACCTTCCTGTCCGCGGTGGTGCCGCACGTCATGCTGGGGTACACGGTGGTCGTCGCCATCCTCGCctacttcctcctcttctccggcTTCTTCATCACCAGGGATCGCATCCCCGACTACTGGATTTGGTTCCACTACCTGTCGCTGGTGAAGTATCCATACCAGGCGGTCCTTCAGAACGAGTTTGGCGGGGCGTCGCGCTGCTTCTCTCGCGGCGTGCAGATGTTCGACGGCACGCCAATCGGGCGCATGCCGGAGGCCGTCAAGATGAAGGTGCTCGAGGCCATTAGCGCCACCCTCGGCACCAACGTTACAGCGGATACATGCGTGGCCACCGGCGCAGACGTGCTGGCGCAGCAGGCTGTCATGGACATCAGCAAGTGGAAGTGCCTGCTGGTGACAGTGGCATGGGGGTTCTTTTTCAGGGTTCTCTTCTATGTGGTCTTGCTAGTAgggagcaagaacaagagaaaatAA